A region of Clostridium acetobutylicum ATCC 824 DNA encodes the following proteins:
- the ytxC gene encoding putative sporulation protein YtxC: MLIKTIVVKDKVNYVISSIEEIKDNLKEENINIGLCESMEEDSHFIKIMCNNYEYDHTVKKKFDRCFAKVLYDIMAIDFCMMGLNDILEDSYFFLDIDEMSEVREICINEILKDNIINDEEIFYINKKNKILDKINKCINEYDEINVTGFITFRAKDIVESLKVIIDKVIERYMIEKEYDEFIKLLKYFVEMQESKLEIVNIYVIENGDYRLTDINNNDITDKVMVEFSGAKFRSDINEDDILISGLITACPEKIVIHDIDKFLNKEILNTIQNVFENRVTYCSEITMGRT, translated from the coding sequence ATGCTTATTAAAACTATAGTGGTTAAGGATAAAGTTAATTATGTCATAAGCAGTATAGAGGAAATAAAAGATAACTTAAAAGAAGAAAATATAAATATTGGTTTATGTGAAAGTATGGAAGAAGACAGTCATTTTATAAAAATTATGTGTAACAATTATGAATATGATCATACTGTTAAGAAAAAATTTGATAGGTGTTTTGCTAAAGTATTATACGATATTATGGCTATAGATTTCTGTATGATGGGTTTAAATGATATATTAGAAGATTCATATTTTTTTCTAGACATTGATGAAATGAGCGAGGTAAGGGAAATTTGTATTAACGAAATTTTAAAAGATAATATTATAAATGATGAGGAGATATTTTATATAAATAAAAAGAATAAAATTTTAGATAAAATAAACAAGTGTATTAATGAATATGATGAAATAAATGTAACTGGTTTTATAACATTTAGAGCAAAAGATATAGTTGAAAGTTTAAAAGTTATAATAGATAAGGTAATAGAGAGATATATGATTGAAAAAGAGTATGATGAGTTTATAAAACTCCTTAAGTATTTTGTTGAAATGCAAGAAAGCAAGCTTGAGATCGTTAATATTTATGTGATAGAAAATGGAGACTATAGACTTACAGATATAAATAATAATGATATAACTGATAAAGTAATGGTAGAATTTTCTGGCGCTAAGTTTAGAAGTGATATAAATGAAGATGATATATTAATAAGTGGTTTGATAACTGCATGTCCAGAAAAGATAGTTATCCATGATATTGATAAGTTCTTGAATAAGGAAATTTTAAATACTATACAAAATGTCTTTGAAAACAGAGTAACATATTGCAGTGAAATTACTATGGGTAGAACATAG
- a CDS encoding alpha/beta-type small acid-soluble spore protein — MSRRNNQTLVPEARGALDKFKMEAAKEVGVNLKQGYNGDLTSRENGSVGGQMVKRMIQEYESSLK, encoded by the coding sequence ATGTCAAGAAGAAATAACCAAACATTAGTACCAGAAGCAAGAGGAGCATTAGATAAGTTCAAGATGGAAGCAGCTAAGGAAGTAGGAGTAAATTTAAAACAAGGATATAATGGAGATCTTACTTCAAGAGAAAATGGATCTGTAGGCGGACAGATGGTTAAAAGAATGATTCAAGAATATGAAAGCAGCCTTAAATAG
- the thrS gene encoding threonine--tRNA ligase has protein sequence MIKVTLKDGKVMEFENTTTPGDVAKAISPGLYKKAISAKINGKRAELMTNIDKDCNLEILTFDDEDGKWTLRHTASHILAQAIKRLYPEAKLAIGPAIDSGFYYDIDADFSFTEEMFAKIEKEMNKIIKENLKLERFELPREKAIEYMEEKKEPYKVELIKDLPEDAVISFYKQGEFVDLCAGPHVESTAKVKVIKLMSVAGAYWRGNEKNKMLQRIYGTAFTKKADLDDYINMLEEAKKRDHRKIGKELDLFTMHEEGPGFPFFHPKGMVLKNLLLNYWREVHDKAGYDEISTPIILNEALWHQSGHWDHYKENMYFTKIDEADYAIKPMNCPGSILVYKDNIHSYRELPIKLAEIGLVHRHEKSGALHGLMRVRCFNQDDAHIFMTKEQITEEILGVIKLIDSFYKVFGFEYYVELSTRPEDSMGSDEDWEAATNGLINALNAANLEYIVNEGDGAFYGPKIDFHLKDCIGRTWQCGTIQLDFQMPERFDINYIGADGEKHRPVMVHRVVFGSIERFIGILIEHYAGAFPTWLAPVQVKVMNITDSQVEYVDAISEKLKEAGIRVEKDVRNEKIGYKIREAQLKKVPYMIVIGDKEIKEGIISVRSRKEGDLGSMNIEDFIFRINAEVKEKISSI, from the coding sequence ATGATTAAAGTAACACTTAAAGATGGAAAAGTTATGGAGTTTGAAAATACAACAACTCCAGGCGATGTTGCAAAAGCAATAAGTCCAGGGCTTTACAAGAAGGCTATTTCTGCTAAAATCAATGGAAAGAGAGCAGAATTAATGACCAACATTGATAAAGATTGCAATCTTGAAATACTTACTTTTGATGATGAGGATGGAAAATGGACATTAAGACATACAGCTTCACATATATTGGCTCAAGCTATAAAAAGACTTTATCCTGAAGCGAAGCTAGCTATAGGACCTGCAATTGATTCGGGATTTTATTATGATATCGATGCAGATTTTTCATTTACAGAAGAGATGTTTGCTAAGATAGAAAAGGAAATGAACAAAATAATAAAAGAAAATCTTAAGCTTGAAAGATTTGAGTTGCCTAGAGAAAAAGCTATAGAATACATGGAAGAGAAAAAAGAACCTTATAAGGTAGAACTTATAAAAGATCTTCCAGAAGATGCTGTAATTTCATTCTATAAGCAGGGGGAATTTGTTGATTTATGTGCAGGACCTCATGTTGAATCAACTGCAAAGGTCAAAGTTATAAAACTTATGTCTGTAGCAGGTGCTTATTGGAGAGGAAATGAAAAAAATAAAATGCTCCAAAGAATATATGGAACTGCATTTACTAAAAAAGCAGATCTTGATGACTATATAAATATGCTTGAAGAAGCTAAGAAGAGGGATCATAGAAAAATAGGAAAAGAATTAGACTTATTTACTATGCATGAAGAGGGGCCTGGTTTTCCGTTCTTTCATCCAAAGGGAATGGTACTAAAAAATCTTTTACTTAATTATTGGAGAGAGGTTCATGATAAAGCTGGTTATGATGAGATAAGTACACCTATAATATTAAATGAAGCTTTATGGCATCAGTCAGGCCACTGGGATCATTATAAAGAAAATATGTATTTTACCAAGATAGATGAAGCTGATTACGCTATAAAGCCTATGAATTGCCCAGGATCAATTCTTGTTTATAAGGATAATATACATTCATATAGAGAACTTCCTATAAAGCTTGCAGAGATAGGACTTGTTCACAGACATGAAAAGTCGGGAGCACTTCATGGACTTATGAGAGTAAGATGTTTTAATCAAGATGATGCTCATATATTTATGACTAAAGAACAAATAACAGAAGAGATACTTGGAGTAATAAAGCTTATAGATTCTTTCTATAAAGTATTTGGGTTTGAATATTATGTTGAATTATCTACAAGACCAGAAGATTCAATGGGAAGTGACGAAGATTGGGAAGCAGCTACAAATGGACTTATAAATGCACTTAATGCTGCAAACTTGGAGTATATAGTTAATGAAGGAGACGGAGCGTTCTACGGACCTAAAATAGATTTCCATCTTAAAGATTGTATAGGTAGAACATGGCAGTGCGGAACAATACAGCTCGATTTCCAAATGCCTGAAAGATTTGATATCAACTATATTGGAGCAGATGGAGAAAAACATAGACCTGTTATGGTTCATAGGGTTGTTTTTGGAAGTATAGAGAGATTCATAGGTATTTTAATAGAACACTATGCAGGTGCTTTTCCAACTTGGCTTGCACCAGTTCAAGTTAAAGTAATGAATATAACTGACAGTCAAGTAGAATATGTTGATGCTATAAGTGAAAAATTAAAAGAAGCGGGAATAAGAGTTGAAAAAGATGTTAGAAATGAAAAGATAGGATATAAGATAAGAGAGGCTCAACTTAAAAAAGTTCCTTACATGATTGTAATAGGGGATAAGGAAATAAAAGAAGGTATAATCTCAGTAAGAAGCAGAAAAGAAGGAGATTTGGGATCTATGAATATTGAGGATTTCATATTTAGAATAAATGCAGAAGTTAAGGAAAAAATAAGTTCAATCTAA
- the pheS gene encoding phenylalanine--tRNA ligase subunit alpha, with protein MKEKLEAIKEKALNELKSAVDKKNIEEIRVKYLGKKGELTQILRGMGALSSEERPIIGKLANEVRSKLESLIVEASEKIKDAEKKTRLESEIIDISMPGKRQTIGHRHPTYLTLNKVENIFRDMGFVIEEGPEVEYDKYNFEMLNIPKNHPARGEQDTFYINDNVVLRTQTSPVQVRTMLNQKPPIKMISPGKVYRSDAADATHSPIFYQVEGLVVDKGITFADLKGTLETFAKKMFGENVKMKFRPHHFPFTEPSAESDVTCFACGGEGCRVCKGEGWIELWGCGMVHPNVLRNCGIDPEVYSGFAFGMGLDRIVMLNYGIDDIRQLYESDMRFLKQF; from the coding sequence ATGAAAGAGAAACTTGAAGCTATAAAAGAGAAAGCCTTAAATGAATTAAAAAGTGCAGTAGACAAAAAGAATATTGAAGAAATAAGAGTAAAATATCTTGGAAAAAAAGGTGAGCTTACTCAAATATTAAGAGGTATGGGGGCTCTATCTTCAGAGGAAAGACCAATCATAGGAAAACTTGCTAATGAAGTTAGAAGTAAGCTTGAAAGCCTTATTGTAGAAGCTAGTGAAAAAATAAAGGATGCAGAAAAAAAGACTAGACTTGAGAGTGAGATTATAGATATCTCTATGCCTGGAAAAAGGCAAACTATAGGTCACAGACATCCAACCTACTTAACATTAAATAAAGTTGAAAATATATTTAGAGATATGGGTTTTGTAATCGAGGAAGGACCTGAGGTTGAGTATGATAAGTACAATTTTGAAATGCTCAATATACCTAAAAATCATCCGGCGAGAGGAGAACAGGATACCTTTTACATAAATGATAATGTGGTATTAAGAACTCAAACTTCACCAGTTCAAGTTAGAACTATGCTTAATCAAAAGCCTCCTATAAAAATGATTTCTCCAGGAAAAGTGTATAGATCAGATGCAGCAGATGCAACACATTCACCTATATTTTATCAAGTTGAAGGCCTTGTTGTGGATAAGGGAATAACTTTTGCTGATTTGAAGGGGACACTTGAAACCTTTGCTAAGAAAATGTTTGGAGAAAATGTAAAAATGAAGTTTAGACCACACCATTTTCCTTTCACAGAACCTTCAGCAGAGTCAGATGTAACGTGTTTTGCATGTGGAGGAGAAGGCTGCAGAGTTTGTAAAGGGGAAGGTTGGATAGAACTTTGGGGTTGTGGTATGGTTCATCCCAATGTTTTAAGAAACTGTGGTATAGATCCTGAAGTTTATAGTGGATTTGCTTTCGGTATGGGACTTGATAGAATAGTTATGCTTAACTATGGAATAGATGATATAAGACAGCTGTACGAAAGTGATATGAGATTTTTAAAACAATTTTAG
- the rpmI gene encoding 50S ribosomal protein L35, whose protein sequence is MPKMKTKKAAAKRFKATGTGKLKRGKAFRSHILTKKSTKTKRNLRKGGYVSETQEKTMKTLLPYL, encoded by the coding sequence ATGCCAAAAATGAAAACTAAAAAAGCAGCAGCTAAAAGATTTAAAGCTACTGGAACTGGAAAGTTAAAAAGAGGTAAAGCTTTTAGAAGCCATATACTTACTAAGAAAAGTACAAAAACTAAAAGAAACCTAAGAAAAGGTGGATACGTTTCAGAGACACAAGAAAAAACAATGAAAACATTGTTACCATACCTATAA
- a CDS encoding TrmH family RNA methyltransferase, with protein sequence MDTVIKSKENSIIKEVKKLNEKKHRDLKKSFIVEGLRFVREALESDFKIQYLFVSEKNYDKFILKELKELIKKEFQVIKVTESILKDICNTQTPQGIVAVVQYKEVAWKLTKGFYMLVDKVQDPGNMGTIIRTANAAGALGVIITKGTVDIYNNKTLRATMGSIFKIPIIFEDDNFSKIKELKKNGFKIIASSLDTEHNFYDVSLNEKLIIAVGNEGNGISDKIVDISDTKVKIPMPGNVESLNVGVAAAIMMFEYVRKMM encoded by the coding sequence TTGGATACAGTAATAAAAAGTAAGGAAAACTCTATTATAAAAGAAGTAAAGAAGTTGAATGAAAAAAAGCATAGAGATTTAAAGAAAAGTTTTATTGTAGAGGGCTTAAGGTTTGTGAGAGAAGCTCTTGAATCTGATTTTAAAATACAATATTTGTTTGTTTCTGAGAAAAACTACGATAAATTTATTTTAAAAGAGCTTAAAGAGCTAATAAAAAAGGAATTTCAGGTGATTAAGGTTACTGAAAGCATACTGAAAGATATATGTAATACACAAACACCTCAAGGTATAGTGGCAGTAGTGCAATATAAGGAAGTAGCTTGGAAATTAACTAAAGGATTTTATATGCTTGTAGATAAGGTTCAAGATCCTGGGAATATGGGAACAATAATAAGAACTGCAAATGCAGCAGGAGCTTTAGGAGTTATAATTACAAAGGGAACAGTTGATATTTATAACAACAAAACACTTAGGGCTACCATGGGATCTATATTTAAAATACCCATAATATTTGAGGATGATAATTTTTCAAAGATAAAGGAACTTAAGAAAAACGGATTTAAGATTATTGCAAGCTCACTTGATACAGAACATAATTTTTATGATGTTTCACTTAATGAAAAACTTATTATTGCAGTTGGAAATGAAGGAAATGGAATAAGTGATAAAATAGTAGATATAAGTGACACTAAGGTTAAAATACCTATGCCAGGAAACGTGGAATCCCTTAATGTTGGAGTGGCGGCTGCTATTATGATGTTTGAATATGTTAGGAAAATGATGTAG
- the pheT gene encoding phenylalanine--tRNA ligase subunit beta, which produces MKVPVKWLKDYVDFDINAKELGDRLTLSGSKVEEIITSGDEITNVVTGKILKIDPHPDAEKLVICSVDVGKNEPIQIVTGAQNMKENDIVPVALHGSTLPGGVKIKKGKLRGVVSNGMMCAKEELGIADEEHVHGLMILDENTPIGKDIKEVLGLDNPVIDFEITSNRPDCLSVIGIARETAATINTKYRNVKIDFSETKGRNIKEELEVEVKDKLCRRYMARVIKNVKIEDSPAWMQERLMLAGVRPINNIVDITNFVMLEVGQPMHAFDKKMITSNKIVIERAKDGEKFTTLDSEERSLDSNVLMIKDGDKNCAIAGIMGGLDSEVAENTHEIIFESANFDGTNIRVSSQKLALRTEASGRYEKDLDPNLAEIALNRACTLIQELNAGEIVEGVIDIYPVKSEPNIVEVDYNWINNFLGIKISKEEMKEYLDRLELTTEIKGDKLEVFSPTFRCDINIKEDVAEEVARIYGYNKVPSTTVKSQSIRTGKSKIQQIKDVVTDILISSGLNESINYSFVSPKIFDKILVPEDSELRNVVKIRNPLGEDFSVMRTTTLHSMMESLARNYSHNNELAKLFEIGKVYIPSENEGEIPKERNVITIGMYGNVDYFDLKGVVENLVEILGVNKISYARESENPTFHPGKTAVIKIKNTVLGTLGEVHPDVCENYEVEERCYVAEIDLDLLLENVSLSRKYKALPKFPTVTRDISVLVDEDILVQEIENVIKRQGGTILESLNLFDVYKGKQVPQGKKSVSYALTYRDENKTLTDKDVEKIQNKVIKTLEHVLGAELR; this is translated from the coding sequence ATGAAAGTACCTGTTAAATGGTTAAAGGATTATGTTGATTTTGATATAAATGCTAAAGAACTTGGAGATAGACTTACTCTTTCAGGTTCTAAGGTTGAGGAAATAATAACGAGTGGGGACGAAATAACAAATGTGGTTACTGGAAAAATATTAAAGATAGATCCTCATCCTGATGCAGAAAAACTTGTGATTTGCAGTGTGGATGTTGGCAAAAATGAGCCTATTCAGATAGTGACTGGAGCTCAAAATATGAAAGAAAATGATATTGTTCCAGTTGCACTTCATGGTTCGACTCTTCCTGGGGGCGTGAAAATAAAAAAAGGTAAGCTTAGAGGAGTAGTTTCCAATGGCATGATGTGCGCTAAAGAAGAACTTGGGATAGCAGATGAAGAACACGTTCATGGACTTATGATATTAGATGAGAATACTCCTATAGGAAAAGATATAAAGGAAGTTTTAGGACTTGATAATCCTGTTATAGATTTTGAAATAACATCAAATAGACCGGACTGCTTAAGTGTAATTGGAATAGCTAGAGAAACAGCAGCTACAATTAATACAAAGTATAGAAATGTAAAGATAGATTTTTCTGAAACAAAGGGAAGAAATATAAAGGAAGAGCTAGAGGTTGAAGTTAAAGATAAGTTATGTAGAAGATACATGGCTAGAGTAATTAAAAATGTTAAAATAGAAGACTCTCCTGCATGGATGCAAGAAAGATTGATGCTTGCAGGTGTGAGACCAATAAATAATATAGTTGATATAACAAATTTTGTTATGCTTGAAGTAGGTCAGCCAATGCATGCTTTTGATAAAAAAATGATAACTTCAAATAAAATAGTTATAGAAAGAGCAAAGGATGGAGAAAAATTTACTACTCTTGATTCTGAAGAGAGAAGCTTGGATTCAAATGTTCTTATGATAAAAGATGGAGATAAGAATTGTGCTATAGCAGGAATAATGGGTGGACTTGATTCAGAAGTTGCAGAGAACACTCATGAGATAATATTCGAATCTGCTAATTTTGATGGAACCAATATAAGAGTCTCCTCACAAAAGTTAGCCTTAAGAACAGAAGCTTCAGGAAGATATGAAAAAGATTTGGATCCTAATCTCGCTGAGATCGCACTTAATAGAGCTTGTACGCTTATTCAGGAATTAAATGCTGGAGAAATTGTAGAAGGCGTAATTGATATATATCCTGTTAAAAGTGAACCTAACATAGTAGAGGTTGATTACAATTGGATAAACAATTTCCTTGGAATTAAAATAAGTAAGGAGGAAATGAAGGAGTATCTTGATAGGTTAGAATTAACTACAGAAATAAAGGGAGACAAATTAGAAGTTTTTTCTCCAACTTTTAGATGTGATATAAATATAAAAGAAGATGTAGCGGAAGAGGTTGCCAGAATTTATGGATATAACAAGGTTCCTTCAACTACAGTCAAATCTCAAAGTATAAGAACTGGAAAAAGCAAAATTCAGCAAATAAAAGATGTAGTTACTGACATTTTAATTTCTAGTGGCTTGAATGAGTCTATAAACTACTCATTTGTAAGTCCTAAAATATTTGATAAAATACTGGTTCCTGAAGATAGTGAACTTAGAAATGTTGTTAAGATAAGAAATCCTTTGGGTGAAGATTTTAGTGTTATGAGAACTACAACTCTTCATTCCATGATGGAATCTCTTGCAAGAAATTATTCTCATAACAATGAGCTTGCAAAATTATTTGAAATTGGAAAAGTATATATTCCTTCAGAAAATGAAGGAGAGATTCCTAAAGAGAGAAATGTTATAACAATAGGTATGTATGGAAATGTAGACTATTTTGATTTAAAGGGTGTTGTGGAGAATTTAGTGGAGATTTTAGGAGTCAACAAGATTTCATATGCTCGTGAAAGCGAAAATCCTACTTTTCATCCAGGAAAAACAGCAGTTATAAAAATAAAAAATACTGTTTTAGGAACTTTAGGAGAAGTTCATCCTGATGTATGCGAAAACTATGAAGTGGAAGAAAGATGCTATGTAGCAGAAATAGATTTAGATTTATTACTTGAAAATGTATCATTAAGTAGAAAGTATAAAGCTCTTCCAAAATTCCCAACGGTAACGAGGGATATTTCAGTATTAGTTGATGAGGATATACTTGTCCAAGAAATTGAGAATGTTATAAAAAGACAAGGAGGAACTATACTGGAGTCCTTAAACTTATTTGATGTTTATAAGGGAAAACAGGTTCCTCAAGGTAAAAAGAGCGTGTCATATGCACTTACCTATAGGGATGAAAACAAAACACTAACAGATAAAGATGTAGAAAAGATTCAAAATAAGGTTATAAAGACTCTTGAGCACGTTTTAGGTGCAGAGCTTAGATAA
- the infC gene encoding translation initiation factor IF-3: MKIISKNKNFIVNEEIRQKEVRVIGDDGSQLGVIPTSEALKLAEEKELDLVAMSPNAVPPVCKIMDFGKFVYEQTKKEKENKKNQKIVNVKEVRLSASIEEHDVQIKSNNARKFLIAGDKVKVAVRFRGRQTDYAFKGRKILDNFFEKINDVGVIEKPAKLEGKNMIMILAPKKA; this comes from the coding sequence GTGAAAATCATAAGTAAGAATAAAAATTTTATTGTAAATGAGGAAATAAGACAAAAAGAAGTTAGAGTAATAGGTGATGATGGTTCTCAGCTAGGAGTAATTCCTACAAGTGAAGCTTTAAAATTGGCTGAAGAGAAGGAACTTGATTTGGTTGCTATGTCACCTAATGCTGTTCCACCGGTTTGTAAGATAATGGATTTTGGTAAGTTTGTATATGAGCAAACTAAGAAGGAAAAAGAAAATAAGAAAAACCAAAAGATTGTAAATGTTAAGGAAGTAAGATTAAGTGCATCTATTGAAGAGCATGATGTTCAAATAAAATCAAATAATGCACGTAAATTCTTAATAGCCGGTGATAAAGTTAAGGTTGCAGTAAGATTTAGAGGAAGACAAACTGACTACGCATTTAAAGGTAGGAAGATACTTGACAATTTTTTTGAAAAGATAAATGATGTTGGCGTTATTGAAAAACCAGCAAAATTAGAAGGTAAAAATATGATAATGATATTAGCACCTAAAAAAGCTTAA
- the rplT gene encoding 50S ribosomal protein L20 produces the protein MARVKRAVNARKNHRKVLKLAKGYYGGKSKLFKTANESVIRALRNAYVGRRLRKRDFRKLWIARINAATRINGLSYSKFINGIKLAGIDMNRKMLSEIAINDPKAFSELVEVAKKQINA, from the coding sequence ATGGCTAGAGTAAAAAGAGCAGTAAATGCACGTAAAAATCATAGAAAGGTTTTAAAACTTGCTAAAGGTTATTATGGTGGAAAAAGTAAGTTATTTAAAACAGCAAATGAATCAGTAATAAGAGCACTTAGAAATGCTTATGTTGGAAGAAGATTAAGAAAAAGAGATTTTAGAAAGCTTTGGATAGCAAGAATAAACGCAGCAACAAGAATAAATGGTCTTTCATATTCTAAATTTATAAATGGAATAAAATTAGCAGGAATTGATATGAATAGAAAGATGCTTTCTGAAATTGCTATAAATGATCCTAAAGCGTTCTCAGAATTAGTTGAAGTAGCAAAAAAACAAATTAACGCATAG
- a CDS encoding DUF6873 family GME fold protein produces the protein MKTVIVDNRINELERNNLKKLDLNLIFAPTCNDISEAISSHPDEIICKVSDSLLIAYKNLPKEFISSLECLNIKVLQSFNTFKKEYPYDVALNGVVLKNFFIHNIKHTDPILHNHISKKTIINVKQGYTKCSTAVISDSAIITSDIGIARASSAFNLDVLLLPPGDILLPGFDYGFIGGTCGLIGKNLLAFYGSLEKYKFKNKVLNFLNKHNITPIYLSNEKLVDRGSIICINH, from the coding sequence TTGAAAACTGTTATTGTAGATAATAGAATAAATGAACTTGAAAGAAATAATTTGAAAAAACTAGATTTGAATTTAATTTTTGCTCCTACCTGTAATGATATTTCTGAGGCTATTTCATCTCATCCTGATGAAATTATTTGTAAGGTATCTGATTCTTTGCTTATTGCTTATAAAAATCTGCCTAAAGAATTCATTTCATCTCTTGAGTGTTTAAATATCAAAGTACTACAATCTTTTAACACCTTTAAAAAAGAATATCCATATGATGTAGCACTAAATGGTGTAGTTTTAAAAAATTTCTTTATACATAATATCAAACATACAGACCCAATACTTCATAATCATATTTCTAAAAAAACTATTATAAATGTAAAGCAAGGTTATACAAAATGTTCAACAGCTGTGATAAGCGATTCTGCAATTATTACAAGTGATATAGGTATTGCACGTGCTTCTTCGGCCTTTAATTTGGATGTCCTACTTCTTCCTCCTGGTGATATTCTTCTTCCTGGTTTTGATTACGGTTTTATAGGCGGTACTTGCGGTCTAATTGGCAAAAATCTTCTTGCCTTTTATGGATCTCTTGAGAAATATAAATTTAAAAATAAGGTTTTGAATTTTTTAAACAAACATAATATAACACCAATATATCTTAGTAATGAAAAACTTGTAGATAGAGGAAGTATCATTTGTATTAATCATTAA